The DNA segment TGAATCCGATCTGCTCGATGCAATTCGTGAAGGGGCGGTCTTGCGCGTACGCCCCAAGGCGATGACGGTAGCGGTCATTATCGCCGGCCTGGTGCCGATCATGCTGGGCACCGGTACCGGGTCGGAGGTCATGCAGCGCATCGCCGCGCCGATGGTGGGCGGCATGATCACCGCGCCGCTGTTGTCCATGTTTGTGGTCCCTGCGGTCTATCTGCTGCTACGTCGGTGTCAGATTCGCGCAGCTGGCCCCGCAATGGCAGAGGAGGCTTAGGCGTCATGAGACTGTTTGGCACATACCGTTCGACTAAGCATTTCGTGTATTTCGTGAGGTGTGCGGCTGTGTTGCTCGGTTTAATCTGGCTCAGCCATGTGCAGGCGCTTCCACTAAAAATTGACCTGCGCGCATCTGCGGCGATTGCGCAGCCGATGGCCATGACGAATTGCCAACCATGTGCCCTCTGCTTTATCGGACCACCTTTTGCCGTACATAAAGCAGGCAGCGATTATCCAGATATCGCCTCTACCGCAGCGATGGTGCGTTTTGGTTTACAAACGGATAGCGGTGAATTTATTTCTGATATTTCAGAAATTCCCTTAGTTGCGCTGCGGCTTTTGTATTGTCGATGGTTGAAATAGCCCCGTGGCAATGGAGACGAAGACGCATACATCAAATTAGTTTATCGAGGAGCATATCATGAAAAAATTACTACTTACGCTGCTCTGTATCAGCACCCTTATCGCTGCATTTCCCGCCTTCGCCGGTCCCGACTGGCAACTGATTGAACAAGGGCGCAAGGCCAAACAGGCGCAAATGATGCGAGAGGCCAATAAAGCCCCGCAAGCTGGAATGGATCACCAGATGGCCCCAAAAACGGATCATCAAATGGATCCGAAAATGCACGAAAAAATGGATCAAATGATGAAGGATTGTCAGGAAATGATGAAGAAGAAGTAAAGCGATTTTGAAGGCTGGATGCGATCGCTCCTGATGGTTTATATCGTCAGGAGTGGTCGCCACCATCCAGGTTGTGATCAATCGTTTTTTGTTGTACCAACGCACCCTAACCAATGAAGGAAATTGCTATGAAACTTACCGCAACCGCATTTCTTATTCTTACTTTGTCCGCATACAGTCTGGCCATGGCTCAGTCTGATGGCGTAAGCAATATGGATGTGAAAGACATGAATGTGAAGAACATGCCGATGGAAAAAATGAGTTCTGATTCCTCTGCCAAAACCATCACTCACAAGGCGACAGGTACGGTGAAGGCAGTCGATGCGATGAAGGGCACGGTGACGCTGGCACATGGCCCAGTCAAAACCTTGAATTGGCCGGCAATGACGATGACTTTTTTTGTGAAGGACAAGATGCTCTTCGATAAACTCGCCGTTGACAAGAAAGTGTCCATCGATTTTACCAAGCAGGATAAGGATTATGTCGTTACCTCCGTGAAGTAACTGGCGCAATGGGCGGGTTGCCGAGCTAGCACACGCCAAACAGGCGCTTTACGAGCAACATGCGCTCGGCCGTCGGCAAGATCAAAAGATCGAGCAGCTTCATGCGGGGCAGCTGCATGCCGGAGACCTGGAACGACAACTTGCCGCCAAAGTGACTGAAAATGAGGTATTGCTGGGGCAGGTGGCAGAATTGGAAAAGGAGGTGGGGGGACAGAAAACCTGATTCCGTGAACTTGAATTGTCCTTGGTCGAAGCTAACGCTAGAGCAGAAGCGAGCCAATGCATCAGTGAGGAGTTGCGGGGTTATCTACAGTCACTGGACCGACCACCTGCCTAAGAGAAGAGCTAGGGACTGGTCTGGACAGCCGGCCGCCAGTCAAAATGAAGAGACATCGCCACAAAAATCAGAATTTAAATTCCTTAAAAACAGAGACTTAGATCAAGTTTTGCGGATTTTTAGTGGAATCCGGGCCGACCCTCAACTGTAAGCGTAAAGCCAGCGCCGTCTTTACCTTGACTACTCCTGCCAGCATGATTTGAGGTTGAGACACAAATCGATTGTGTCCACAAACTCGATTATGGACACAATAATTCAACCAGTCGCAAGACCCTCAAAACGTGGCAGCTACCGGCGCCACTCCGATGAATTCAAGCGGGCCGTCGTCGCCCAGTCGCTGCTGCCTGACGCATCCGTTTCGCGCATCGCCCGCCAGCACAACCTCAACGCCAATCAGGTATTCGCTTGGCGTAAACTGTTCGGAGAAGGCCAGCAGGAATCTGGCAATAATGTCTGCACACTGCTGCCGGTGACGGTGGTGGCGTCGGTCATGGCACAGCCCGTGGCCGAGCAGGCACCAGCGTGCGGCGGCATCATCGAACTGACCGTTGGCAAAGCGCGGCTGCGGCTGGAAGGCGCCGTTGACACTGCCGTGCTGCACCTGGTGTTGCAGCGGCTGCTGCCATGATCGGCCTGCCGGCCCACACCCGGATCTGGATCGTCGCTGGCATCACCGACATGCGCTGCGGCTTCAACGGCCTGGCGGCCAAGATAGAGACGACGCTGCAGGCCGATCCATTCAACGGCCATGTGTTTGTATTTCGTGGCCGGCGCGGCGACATCATCAAACTGCTGTGGTGGACTGGCGACGGCCTGTGCCTGCTGGCCAAGCGGCTTGAGCGGGGCCGTTTCATCTGGCCGCAGGCCAGCAGCGGCACGGTCACGCTGACGCAGGCCCAACTGTCGATGCTGCTCGAAGGCATCGACTGGCGCCAGCCAGTACGCACCTGGCAACCATCGTCGGGCTTGTAAACGTCGGCGCCCTCGCGTAAACTTGGCCCATGCTCAATTCAGCCGATCTGCCCAACGACATCGATGCCCTCAAGGCATTGCTGCTGGCGGCCGAGCAGACGCTGCGTGAGCGCGACACCGTCATCGCCGCGCACGACGAGCTGGTGTCAGGACTGCGCGCGCAACTGACGACGACCGAGGTCGAGATCGAGCATCTGAAGCTGATGATTGCCAAGCTGCGTCGCATGCAGTTCGGTCGCAAATCCGAGAAGCTGGACCACCAGATCGAACAGCTGGAACTACAACTGGAAGACCTGCAAGCGACCGAGGGTGAGGCCGAGCGTGAGCGGCCGCCGGCAGACAAGGCACCGCGCACCAAGTCGGCGCGCAAACCGCTGCCGGAGCACCTGGCGCGCGACGAGCGCGTGTATCAACCGCAGGCCGAGGCTTGCCCGGCCTGCGGTGGCGGGCTGCGCAAGTTGGGTGAGGACGTCGCCGAGCAACTGGAGTTCGTGCCGGCCAGCTTCCGCGTGATCCGTCATGTACGTCCGAAGCTGGCGTGCAAGTGCTGCGACACCATCGTGCAGGCACCGGCGCCAAGCCGGCCGATCGCGCGCGGCATTGCCGGACCGGGGCTGCTGGCCCATATCCTGGTGGCCAAGTTCGCTGACCATCTGCCGCTATACCGGCAGTCGGTGATCTATGCCCGCGAAGGCGTCGAACTGGAACGTGCGCTGCTGGCGAACTGGGTCGGGGCGGCCAGCGCGCTGCTGCGCCCGCTGGTCGAGGCGATCCGGCGCCATGTGCTCGCTGGCGCCAAGCTGCACGCCGACGACACCCCGATTCCGGTCCTGGCGCCCGGCAATGGCAAGACGAAAACAGCGCGGCTGTGGACCTACGTGCGTGACGATAGCGCGTCGGGCGACACCACGCCAGCAGCGGTCTGGTTCGCCTACACGCCGGACCGCAAGGGTATCCATCCGCAAACCCACCTGGCCAGCTTCAGCGGCGTGCTGCAGGCTGACGCCTATGCCGGCTTCAATGCGCTGTACGTCGACGGCACCATCCAGGAGGCGGCATGCTGGGCGCACGCACGGCGAAAATTCTACGACCTGCACGCGGCCAGGTCATCTGCCATCACGACCGAGGCTCTACGACGCATCGCCGAACTGTATGTGATCGAAGCCGAGATACGCGGCAAGCCGCCGCACGAACGACAACTGGCGCGCCAGCAACGATCACGACCATTGCTCGACGAGCTTAATGGCTGGCTACGCGCCACGCTTGAAAAGCTGTCGCGCAAGTCGGACACGGCGGCGGCAATCCAGTACGCGCTGAACCTATGGCCGGCGTTACTGCGTTACTGCGACGACGGCATCATTGAGATCGACAACTCGGCCGCCGAGCGGGCGTTGCGCGGTGTCGCCATCGGCCGCCGCAATTACCTGTTCGCAGGTGCCGACAGCGGCGGCGAGCGTGCTGCCGCGATCTACTCGCTGATCGGCACGGCCAAGCTCAACGGTGTTGACCCCGAGGCCTGGCTGCGCCATGTGCTGACCAACATCGCCGATCATCCGGTCAATCAGGTCGACGACTTCCTGCCTTGGAACTGCGCCGCGCAGCTCCCTTCGGCTTAAACAACACGCCGCTTCCCAGCGGTGTGATGCCATCATCTAGCAA comes from the Janthinobacterium sp. 67 genome and includes:
- the tnpA gene encoding IS66-like element accessory protein TnpA, which gives rise to MDTIIQPVARPSKRGSYRRHSDEFKRAVVAQSLLPDASVSRIARQHNLNANQVFAWRKLFGEGQQESGNNVCTLLPVTVVASVMAQPVAEQAPACGGIIELTVGKARLRLEGAVDTAVLHLVLQRLLP
- the tnpB gene encoding IS66 family insertion sequence element accessory protein TnpB (TnpB, as the term is used for proteins encoded by IS66 family insertion elements, is considered an accessory protein, since TnpC, encoded by a neighboring gene, is a DDE family transposase.), giving the protein MIGLPAHTRIWIVAGITDMRCGFNGLAAKIETTLQADPFNGHVFVFRGRRGDIIKLLWWTGDGLCLLAKRLERGRFIWPQASSGTVTLTQAQLSMLLEGIDWRQPVRTWQPSSGL
- the tnpC gene encoding IS66 family transposase yields the protein MLNSADLPNDIDALKALLLAAEQTLRERDTVIAAHDELVSGLRAQLTTTEVEIEHLKLMIAKLRRMQFGRKSEKLDHQIEQLELQLEDLQATEGEAERERPPADKAPRTKSARKPLPEHLARDERVYQPQAEACPACGGGLRKLGEDVAEQLEFVPASFRVIRHVRPKLACKCCDTIVQAPAPSRPIARGIAGPGLLAHILVAKFADHLPLYRQSVIYAREGVELERALLANWVGAASALLRPLVEAIRRHVLAGAKLHADDTPIPVLAPGNGKTKTARLWTYVRDDSASGDTTPAAVWFAYTPDRKGIHPQTHLASFSGVLQADAYAGFNALYVDGTIQEAACWAHARRKFYDLHAARSSAITTEALRRIAELYVIEAEIRGKPPHERQLARQQRSRPLLDELNGWLRATLEKLSRKSDTAAAIQYALNLWPALLRYCDDGIIEIDNSAAERALRGVAIGRRNYLFAGADSGGERAAAIYSLIGTAKLNGVDPEAWLRHVLTNIADHPVNQVDDFLPWNCAAQLPSA
- a CDS encoding copper-binding protein, which encodes MKLTATAFLILTLSAYSLAMAQSDGVSNMDVKDMNVKNMPMEKMSSDSSAKTITHKATGTVKAVDAMKGTVTLAHGPVKTLNWPAMTMTFFVKDKMLFDKLAVDKKVSIDFTKQDKDYVVTSVK